The following proteins are co-located in the Halostella salina genome:
- a CDS encoding enoyl-CoA hydratase/isomerase family protein — translation MQSFSELDLEYFQTDLEDHVGTIRLDRPPANAHNIDVLLELQRAVETVRFDESVRAALFGSANEKFFSTGFDIKALQNESGKQVGYASQTSKEIIMKMRTTDTIFIAMVNGHCMGGGLELALACDFRYAGNDDDYNVGMPEIHLGLIAGEAGTQLLPRYIDRSTALKMMITGETITPEEAEERGIFDEVHPPDEVEDAARDFAEQIAHKSHMAVGHNKLAVNEGLEMPLWDALSHERELQNRLLGSDVAKEGVDAFLGDHDPDFLGVELGDKEPGAPDEE, via the coding sequence GCTGGACCTGGAGTATTTCCAGACGGATCTGGAGGACCACGTCGGAACCATCCGCCTCGACCGCCCGCCGGCCAACGCCCACAACATCGACGTGTTGCTGGAGCTACAGCGCGCCGTCGAGACGGTTCGGTTCGACGAGAGCGTGCGCGCCGCGCTGTTCGGCAGCGCCAACGAGAAGTTCTTCTCGACGGGCTTCGACATCAAGGCCCTCCAGAACGAGTCCGGGAAACAGGTCGGCTACGCGAGCCAGACGAGCAAGGAGATCATCATGAAGATGCGGACGACCGACACCATCTTCATCGCGATGGTGAACGGGCACTGCATGGGCGGGGGGCTCGAACTCGCGCTCGCCTGTGACTTCCGCTACGCCGGCAACGACGACGACTACAACGTCGGCATGCCCGAGATCCACCTCGGCCTGATCGCCGGCGAGGCCGGGACGCAGCTGCTCCCGCGCTACATCGACCGGTCGACCGCACTCAAGATGATGATCACCGGCGAGACGATCACGCCCGAGGAGGCCGAGGAGCGGGGCATCTTCGACGAGGTCCATCCGCCGGACGAGGTCGAGGACGCGGCCCGCGACTTCGCCGAGCAGATCGCCCACAAGTCCCACATGGCCGTGGGTCACAACAAGCTGGCCGTCAACGAGGGCCTGGAGATGCCGCTGTGGGACGCGCTCTCCCACGAGCGCGAACTGCAGAACCGCCTGCTCGGCTCCGACGTGGCCAAGGAGGGCGTCGACGCGTTCCTCGGCGATCACGACCCCGACTTCCTCGGCGTCGAACTCGGCGACAAGGAGCCGGGCGCGCCCGACGAGGAGTAG
- a CDS encoding acyl-CoA dehydrogenase family protein, translated as MSLIESALSDEHREVRDRAAAFAEEVVEPEAERIERTDEFPREVVEEAGERGLLGILLPEAYGGEGSDFLSYCLAVERIAQASGAVAETIQGQTFAALPVATYGTEAQKERYLEPMARGETVGAMLLTEPDAGSSPTELATVAEADDDGYLLSGEKSFGTNAGVADLHLVVARKRPAPEGGHGVSVFLAPGTDDAEGFSFDRKEYMGMRGHVTGDSTLDGVRVGDDALLGEVGQGFRIAMGTIDMARTGLGAIGVGIARAAFDEAVDYAGDREQGGQAVGEYQAVQVLVADMDARLDSARHLVYDSAKAIADGDGSTRKSSKAKYVASDAAEFVTRNAMQVHGGKGYRTDLPLERYYRDAKILSIIGGTTEIQKTTAASEALGL; from the coding sequence ATGAGTCTCATCGAAAGCGCCCTCAGCGACGAACACCGCGAGGTCCGCGACCGGGCCGCGGCGTTCGCCGAGGAGGTCGTCGAACCCGAAGCCGAGCGCATCGAACGCACCGACGAGTTCCCCCGGGAGGTGGTCGAGGAAGCCGGCGAGCGCGGCCTCCTCGGGATCCTCCTGCCCGAGGCGTACGGCGGCGAGGGGTCGGATTTCCTCTCGTACTGCCTCGCCGTGGAACGGATCGCGCAGGCCTCGGGTGCGGTCGCCGAGACGATCCAGGGGCAGACGTTCGCGGCGCTCCCGGTCGCCACGTACGGCACCGAGGCCCAGAAGGAGCGCTACCTCGAACCGATGGCGCGCGGCGAGACGGTCGGTGCGATGCTCCTGACGGAGCCGGACGCGGGCAGCTCCCCGACGGAGCTGGCGACGGTCGCAGAGGCCGATGACGACGGCTACCTCCTCTCCGGGGAGAAGTCGTTCGGGACGAACGCCGGCGTCGCGGACCTCCACCTCGTCGTCGCCCGCAAGCGCCCCGCGCCCGAGGGGGGCCACGGCGTCAGCGTCTTCCTCGCGCCCGGGACCGACGACGCCGAGGGCTTCAGCTTCGACCGCAAGGAGTACATGGGGATGCGCGGCCACGTCACCGGCGACTCGACGCTCGACGGGGTGCGTGTCGGGGACGACGCGCTCCTGGGCGAGGTCGGCCAGGGGTTCCGGATCGCGATGGGCACCATCGACATGGCTCGCACCGGCCTCGGCGCGATCGGGGTCGGCATCGCCCGGGCGGCGTTCGACGAGGCGGTCGACTACGCCGGCGACCGCGAGCAGGGCGGACAGGCCGTCGGCGAGTACCAGGCCGTACAGGTGCTCGTCGCGGACATGGACGCGCGCCTCGACAGCGCCCGCCACCTCGTGTACGACTCCGCGAAGGCCATCGCGGACGGCGATGGGAGCACGCGCAAGTCGAGCAAGGCCAAGTACGTCGCCAGCGACGCCGCCGAGTTCGTCACGCGCAACGCGATGCAGGTCCACGGCGGGAAGGGGTACCGCACGGACCTGCCGCTGGAGCGCTACTACCGGGACGCGAAGATACTGAGCATCATCGGCGGAACGACGGAGATACAGAAGACGACGGCCGCGAGCGAGGCGCTCGGGCTGTAA
- a CDS encoding aldehyde dehydrogenase family protein, which yields MSYTGPTELYIGGEWTTADSGETFVTEDPATEEPYAEVAEAAEADVDSAVAAAEDAVARGSEWRSLDPRERGQHLHAFADAIEERKDEIIEVESYDNGKTPFEASIDVDMVIDTFRYYAGWTDKVQGDQVPVPGDRLNYTVREPVGVTGHIIPWNYPFQLAGRSLAPALACGNSAVLKPSSTTPLSALYYAVAAEEAGFPDGVLNVVPGRGSVAGNHLAQHPDVEHVAFTGSTGVGKGVMERASQNVTGVTLELGGKGPNVVFPDADLDDAAMGCHYGIFMNAGQMCWAGSRLVVHESVHDEVVERVVEQAESTPLGSGIDDDGRMGPTVSESQQQEVLDYIETGKEEGATVACGGGVPDDKDEGYFVEPTVFTDVTNDMTIAREEIFGPVLSVISFEDQEEAIEIANDSPYGLMAGIWTSDLTTAHTVADRLDYGMVTVNEYPVTQPQTPFGGFKESGLGREQGTEALHEYTQTKNVNINLE from the coding sequence ATGAGCTACACCGGCCCCACAGAGCTGTATATTGGCGGCGAGTGGACCACCGCCGACAGCGGGGAGACGTTCGTCACCGAGGACCCGGCGACCGAGGAGCCGTACGCCGAAGTCGCGGAGGCCGCCGAGGCCGACGTGGACAGTGCGGTTGCCGCGGCCGAGGACGCCGTCGCGCGCGGTAGCGAGTGGCGGTCGCTCGACCCGCGGGAGCGTGGCCAGCACCTCCACGCCTTCGCCGACGCCATCGAGGAGCGAAAGGACGAGATCATCGAGGTCGAATCGTACGACAACGGAAAGACGCCGTTCGAGGCGTCCATCGACGTGGACATGGTGATCGACACGTTCCGCTACTACGCCGGCTGGACCGACAAGGTCCAGGGCGACCAGGTCCCCGTCCCCGGCGACCGCCTGAACTACACCGTCCGCGAGCCGGTCGGCGTCACGGGGCACATCATCCCGTGGAACTACCCGTTCCAGCTCGCCGGCCGGAGCCTCGCGCCGGCGCTGGCCTGCGGGAACAGCGCCGTCCTGAAGCCGTCCAGCACGACGCCGCTGTCGGCGCTGTACTACGCTGTCGCCGCCGAGGAGGCCGGCTTCCCCGACGGCGTGCTCAACGTCGTCCCCGGCCGCGGGAGCGTCGCGGGGAACCACCTCGCCCAGCATCCCGACGTGGAACACGTCGCCTTCACCGGCAGCACCGGCGTCGGCAAGGGCGTGATGGAGCGCGCGTCGCAGAACGTCACCGGCGTCACGCTCGAACTCGGCGGGAAGGGCCCGAACGTCGTGTTCCCGGACGCGGACCTCGACGACGCCGCGATGGGCTGTCACTACGGCATCTTCATGAACGCCGGCCAGATGTGCTGGGCCGGCTCCCGGCTCGTCGTCCACGAGTCGGTCCACGACGAGGTCGTCGAACGCGTCGTCGAGCAGGCCGAGTCGACGCCGCTCGGCAGCGGCATCGACGACGACGGCCGGATGGGACCGACCGTCAGCGAGAGCCAGCAGCAGGAGGTGCTCGACTACATCGAGACCGGCAAGGAGGAGGGCGCGACAGTCGCCTGCGGCGGCGGCGTCCCCGACGACAAGGACGAGGGCTACTTCGTCGAGCCGACCGTCTTCACCGACGTGACCAACGACATGACCATCGCCCGCGAGGAGATCTTCGGGCCGGTGCTGTCGGTGATCAGCTTCGAGGACCAGGAGGAGGCCATTGAGATCGCGAACGACTCGCCGTACGGGCTGATGGCGGGGATCTGGACCTCGGACCTGACCACCGCCCACACCGTCGCCGACCGCCTCGACTACGGCATGGTGACGGTCAACGAGTACCCGGTGACCCAGCCCCAGACGCCCTTCGGCGGCTTCAAGGAGAGCGGCCTCGGCCGCGAGCAGGGCACCGAGGCGCTCCACGAGTACACCCAGACGAAAAACGTCAACATCAACCTGGAGTAG